In Xanthomonas campestris pv. phormiicola, the DNA window CACGACCGCGCGCGTCGGCCCGACGACCGCCGATGCGCGGAGGGACATGAGGCCGCCCTGCCCGGCACGGTCTCGCCCAGACAAGCCGCGTGGGCGCATCCCGATTGCACGCACGCCCGGCCCGCCGCACAATCGGCGCACATCGAACGCAGGGGGCGTCATGGAAGACCGTCGTCGCGCCGGCGCAGGCCGCGCGCACCGCAGCACACCCGTACCTTTCTGGGCGCGCACCCGCGCCATCGCGCTGTATCCGTTGCACGGCGGCGCGCTGTTCGCCCTGATCGCGCTGACCCTGTGCAGCCTGCTGGGCATGCTGCCGGGCATCGGCTGGATCATCGGCATCGTCACCACGCTGGCGATCTACAAATACGCCTTCGAGATCCTGCGGCATACCGCCGACGGCCACATGGATGCGCCCGAGCGCGGCTTCGACATCGGCGACGGGGTGGTGCTGCGGCTGCTGGCGCTGATGATCGTGCTCGGCACGGCGGTGATCGCGACGCTGCTGCTGGCCGGCCCGGTCGCGGCCTTGCTGGTGCTGCTGGCAGTGGTGCTGCTGCAGCCCGGCTTCCTGATCTCGCTGGCCATCGACGGCAGCCTGCGCCGCGCGCTGAACCCGGCGGTGTCGATCGGGCTGGCGCTGCGCATCGGCTGGCCGTACCTGGCCGCGTTCGGCCTGTTGTTCGTGATCCAGGCCAGCGCGCTGAGCGCCGCCAACTGGCTGCAGCACTACCTGCCGCCGCTGGCCAGCGACCTAGCGGTCACCGTGGTGACGATCTGGGGCCTGTTCGCCGCCTTCCACCTGCTGGGCTATCTGGTCTACCAGTACCACGAGGTGCTGGGCTACGAACCGGCCGCCGGCAACGACGATGCGTATCGCCGCCACGATCCGGACCAGCGCGTGCTCGACGAAGCCGAACAGTTCGTGCGCGACGGGCATGCGCCCGAGGCGCTGCAGTTGCTGCGCGGCGAAGTGCGCTCGCGCGCGGTCGGCCTGGCGGTGCACGAGCTGTACCAACGCCTGCTGCGCACCGGCGGGCGCGCCGACGACCGCCGCGACCACACCCGCCAGTACATCAATCGCCTGCTGCAGGAAAAGCAGGAGCGGCGCGCCCTGGCGCTGCTGCGCGAAGCCCTCGACGCCGATCCCGACTTCGTCCCGCTGCTGCCGGAACAGGCGTCGCTGCTGGCCGAGCGCGCGCAGCTGGCCGGGCAATTCAAGCTCTCGCTCGACGGCCTGCTCGCCGCGCTGCGCGCCTGGCCCAATGCGGCGGAATTCGGCACCTGGTCGCTCAGTGCAGCGCTGTTGCTGGCCGAACGCTTCGGCGACGACGCGCAGGCGCGCACGCTGCTGCAGGACGCGCTCGTGCGCTGCGAGGACGAGCTGCAGCGCGGCAAGCTACAGGCGGCCCTGAAGGCGCTGACGATCGCGCCTGCCTGAGGCGCATCAGGCGTTTGCGAGCAGGAACCGCGCCTTGTCGGCCTGCGGCAGATCCGGGTAGCGCTCGATCACCGCCAGCAACAGGCGTCGCCACTCCGAGAGGGTCTGTCGCTCGCCATGGCCGAGCGCGAGCCGGAACCAGTGCTGCGCCTGTTCGGCGCGCGACACTGCCGCGGCATCCTGCGCCAGCAGCGCTTCGACATCGTGCAGCCGGCCCAGCGCCAGCCAGCGATCGAACAGCAGCGCACGTGTCGCCGCATCCATGGCAATGGCACCGGCAGTGCAGTCGCCGAGCAGCGCCGCCTGCTGCTGCGCTTCCTGCGCCGTGGTCGCCGGCAGGCGCAGCAGCTCGATCGCGCGCGCCTGCGCGGCACGCGCATCGCCGGCATTGCGCGCGCCCCGGTAGCGCGCCTGCGCCACGTCGAAGCGGCGCGGCTGCTCGGCGGCGAGTCCGTCGAGCAGCAACGCCGCCTCGCGGTTCTCCAGCCGCCCCAGGTGCCGCTGCGCGCGCTCCCAGCGCTCGTCCGCGGCATCCACGGACTCCTCGCGCATGAATGCCTCGCGGGTCTGCCGCGTCGCCACCAGCGCCGCGCCGAGCAGCGCGCCGACGACCAGGCCGCCGGCATGCGCATCGAAGCCGATCCCGGCATCGCCGTTGGCCAGCAGGTTGTACAGCTCCCAGCCCAGCCACAGCGGCAGCAAGGCGATCGCCGGCCCGCGCACGTAATCGAACACCACCGCGAACCAGTAGAAGAAGCGCACCGGCCGCCGCCCCCCAGACCACGCAGAACGCGCCCATCAGCGCGGCGATGGCGCCGGACGCGCCGAGCCCGCCACCGGCCTCGCCCCAGCGCCAGCACAGGCTGACCGCGCTGGAACCGAACGCGCCGAGCAGGTACACCAGCAGGAACCGCCACGGCCCGATCGCGCCTTCCAGCAAGGTGCCGAGCACGACCAGGAACAGCATGTTGCCGAACAGGTGCAGCGCATCGCCATGCAGGAACGCCGCGGACAGCATCCGCGCCGGCGACCATTCGGAGCTGCGCTGCAGGTGGCGCAGGGTGAACACCCGCTCCAGCAGCGCGTCGTAGCGGGCGCGCAACGGCGCCCAGGCCTGCTGCGCCGCCGGATCCTCGAACGCCTCGCCGCTGCGCAGCGCCTGCTCGAAGCGCACGTCGTTGAGACTGGCGGTACCGACGAATTCCGCCTGCTGCGCCGCCGGCAGGCGCTCGAACTGGGCCAGCGCGTCCTTGCGTCCGCTGCGCTGCAGATAGCGCGCATAAGCTGGCGCTTCATGGGCGCCGAGCCCGGAGTCCAGGTAGTAGCGTTGCGCCTGTTGCAGCGGCACCGCGTCCTGGCGCTGCCAGCCGAAATAGACCGCTGCGTTGAGCAGCACCAGCAGCAGCGTGACCAGCGGGAAATTCTCCCGCGACAGCGGCTTGTGCAACGGCAGGATCAGCATCGAACAACGTCCGTGTGGATGGCCGCGCCAGCTTCGGCGATCGCCTGCGAGTGCGCAAGGCGCACGCACGCGCTAGCATCGTCCCCCGCTCCACCGCAGTACCTACCCCGATGAGCCGCTGGCGCCCACCTGCCGAGAAAAGCACCGCCCTGATCACCGCCGAGGGCCACGCACGGCTCAAGGCCGAGCTGGAAGAGCTATGGCGCGTGCGTCGTCCGGAGGTAGTCAAGGCGCTGGCCGCGGCCGCGGCCGAGGGCGACCGCTCGGAAAATGCCGAGTACAGCTACCGCAAGAAGCAGCTGGGCGAGATCGACCGCCGCGTGCGCTACCTGAGCAAGCGTCTGGAAGCGCTGCGCGTGGTGGATACCGCGCCGTCCGATCCGCAGGCGGTGTTCTTCGGCGCCGTGGTCGAACTGGAGGACGCCGACAGCGGCGAGCTGCTGCGCTACCGCATCGTCGGCCCGGACGAGACCGATGCCGGCCGCGGCTGGATCAGTATCGACTCGCCGCTGGCGCGGGCGCTGCTGAAGAAGCGCATCGACGACGAGATCGAGGCGCAGCTGCCCGGCGGCCGCCACAGCTTCGTGGTGGTGTCGGTGGACTACGCCGCGCGCTGAGCGCCGCGCCGTCCACACCGGGGCGCGCCGGCACGGCCGGCCGCCTCGCTCACAGCACCCGCAGGTCCAACGCGCGCGGCTGCGCCGCGCCCGCCGGCAACGCCTCGCCGAACAGGTCGTGCTCGTCGCTGTCGGTGATCTCCACGTCGACCAGATCGCCCGGCTGCAGGCCGCGCTCGGCCCCGTTCTGGATGTGCACCAGGCCATCGATTTCCGGCGCATCGGCCTTCGAACGCGCCACCGCGATGCCGTCCTCGAGCAGATCGACCAGGCATTGCTGCACGCTGCCGATCTTGGCCTCCAGGCGCGCCGCGGAGATGTCGGCCTGCCTGGCCATGAAGCGCGCCAGCCGCTCCTGCTTGACCGCCTCCGGCACCGGATCGGGCAGCGCATTGGCGCTGGCGCCCTCCACCGGCGAGTAGGCGAACGCGCCGACCCGGTCGAGCTGGGCAGCGTCGAGGAAGTCCAGCAATTGCTCGAACTCGGCCTCGGTCTCGCCGGGGAAACCGACGATGAAGGTCGAGCGCAAGGTGATGTCCGGACACAGCGCGCGCCAGCGCTGCACCCGCTCCAGGGTCCGCTCGACCGCGCCCGGCCGCTTCATCAGCCTGAGGATGCGCGGGCTGGCGTGCTGGAACGGGATATCGAGGTACGGCAGCAGCTTGCCCTCGGCCATCAGCGGGATCACCTCGTCCACGTGCGGGTACGGATACACGTAGTGCAGCCGCGTCCACACGCCCAGTTCCGAGAGTCCCTCGCACAACGCCTTCATCCGCGTCTGGTAGCGGCGGCCGCGCCATTCGCGCTCGGCGTATTTCAGGTCCACGCCGTAGGCCGAGGTGTCCTGCGACACCACCAGCAGTTCGCGCACACCGCCCTTGACCAGCCGCTCGGCCTCGCGCAGCACCTCGTCGACCGGGCGCGAATCCAGGTCGCCGCGCATCGAGGGAATGATGCAGAAACT includes these proteins:
- the greB gene encoding transcription elongation factor GreB, which produces MSRWRPPAEKSTALITAEGHARLKAELEELWRVRRPEVVKALAAAAAEGDRSENAEYSYRKKQLGEIDRRVRYLSKRLEALRVVDTAPSDPQAVFFGAVVELEDADSGELLRYRIVGPDETDAGRGWISIDSPLARALLKKRIDDEIEAQLPGGRHSFVVVSVDYAAR
- the rimO gene encoding 30S ribosomal protein S12 methylthiotransferase RimO; translated protein: MKSINYVNPTKGRVPKVGFTSLGCPKALVDSERILTQLRVEGYAIVPSYDAADVVVVNTCGFIDSAVAESMEAIGEAMAENGKVIVTGCLGKRSEQIRAAYPDVLAVSGPQDYQSVMEAVHAALPPRHDPFVDLLPRGRHGVRDEDGVGVKLTPRHYAYLKISEGCNHRCSFCIIPSMRGDLDSRPVDEVLREAERLVKGGVRELLVVSQDTSAYGVDLKYAEREWRGRRYQTRMKALCEGLSELGVWTRLHYVYPYPHVDEVIPLMAEGKLLPYLDIPFQHASPRILRLMKRPGAVERTLERVQRWRALCPDITLRSTFIVGFPGETEAEFEQLLDFLDAAQLDRVGAFAYSPVEGASANALPDPVPEAVKQERLARFMARQADISAARLEAKIGSVQQCLVDLLEDGIAVARSKADAPEIDGLVHIQNGAERGLQPGDLVDVEITDSDEHDLFGEALPAGAAQPRALDLRVL